Below is a window of Flavobacterium sp. CFS9 DNA.
AGTATGGGAAAGAGTAATTCGTTGCTCCATTTTATTTTGGGAATATGATACAAGGTAATTGCGGGCAGGCAGACATAAAGAACGACCTTATTTAAAACCTTATAAATGTGAGTTGGAAATTGCCTTATGTGCTGCAAAATCAAACCTAGTGCAAGAAATAGAAATATTTGTATAAAGTTATTCATATCATTTAGTAGTCACAAAAATAGACATTTATTATGGGATGCGTCACACAATTCAGGCCACATCTCTCATTTTTTTTTGCTACTTTTAAGATCTAATTACAAAAACAAATGCAATCGATAAGAGACAATTTTGAACGAATGGTAAAACTTTCAGATGCCGAATGGAATATTTTTTCATCTAAGCTCATTCGGGAAGAATTTCCAAAGAAAAATCCAATACTGAAAGCGGGTACCATCGAAAATTATCTTTCATTTGTCGAAAAGGGATTGGTAAGATATTACATTCCCGGTGAGGATCACGACCGTACTTTTACGTTTGTATTCGATGGTGAATTCACCAGTGGTTACGATTCGTTTATCACAAGACTACCGGTCACTTATACGATTGAAACCCTCGCAGAAACTGTTCTTTGGCGCATATCTTACGAAGATCTTCAGGACATTTATGCCGAAACTAAGATTGGCAATACCATCGGACGCTTTGCCAGTGAAGGATTATTTCTTAAAAAAACCAAAAGAGAGCTTTCATTGCTGAACGAATCTGCCGAACAGCGTTATCTGAATCTGTTTACAGAACAGCCTCAACTTATACAACGGATTCCTCAAAAATATCTTGCCTCTTATATTGGTATCACTCCGCAAGCTTTGAGCAGAATCAGAAAACGTATTTATTAACTTGGGTTCATTGTTTTCAATCTCTTTACTGTGCAACTTTGTTAAAAAAAGATATGGAAACTTTAATTGTATTAATAAGTGTTTTTGCGATTACGTTGCTTTTTATAAAACTAATCTCAAAAAAAATTGAAATCTTTCAGTCAGCCAGAATTGCTATGGCTGTCATGCTTGTATTTACAGCCGTGAGTCATTTTGTATTTACCAAAGGAATGGCGATGATGATCTCTTTTTTGCCCTGGCCTACGATGGTAGTTTATGCAACAGGAATTATAGAAATTATGGCAGCAGTGGGCTTATTGATTCCAAAAACAAGAGTGCTTACCGCTAAACTGCTGATTGTATTTTTTATCGTTTTACTTCCTGCCAATATCTATGCAGCCGTACACAGTATCAATTTACAAACGGCCAATTATAGCGGAAAAGGGATTTCTTACTTATGGTTCAGAGTACCGCTGCAGCTTTTGTTTATCAGCTGGGTATACTTCTCTTCCATCAAAAAACAATCGGGTAATAAAGGCATTACAGTTTACTAAAACCTGTATTTTGTATCACTTTAACCTGAACTTTTTTGCAGGATAGATTCAAAATAGAATTAATTTTTAGTTAAAACTTTTTTTTATTTCAAAAATCAACATACATTTGTAACATATTTTATTACAGTATGATTTCAGGTAAGTTTGCCATAACGATTCACATTTTAACTTTGCTCACTAAATTCCCGAACGATTTTTTGTCGTCGGAATTTATTGCAGGAAGTATCAATCTGAATCCGGTTTTGGTGCGAAAAGAAATTGCCAATTTAAAAGCACATCATGTTGTTGAAAGTAAAGAAGGTAAAAACGGCGGTACAAGACTGGCGGTTGATCCCTCGAAAATTACATTGAAAGAAATATTTGAAATGACTTTTGAAACGATCAATCTGGGTTATGCCAAAAATCAGCCTAATCCGGATTGTCCGGTTGGAAAAAAGATCAATCAAAATTTGAGCTCTTTGTATGCTGAAATGAATCAAAAAGTTAGTTTACAATTAGATGGAGTCTCATTGGAAGATTTTTCTAATCAATTCTAAAACTATTTTTTTACACAAAACTGTAACATTTTTTATTACTAAATAAATTAATATATTATGAAAATCGCAATTATTGGAGCAACCGGATTTGTAGGTACCGCAATCTTAAATGAACTGGCTAACAGAAATCATGACCTTACGGCTATTGCCAGAAACCCAAAGAATACTTCTACTGCAACGTGGAAAAGTGCAGACATTTTTAATGAAGAAGCTTTGTCTGAAATTTTGAAAGGAAATGACATCGTTATCAATGCTTACAATCCGGGATGGACCAATCCAAATATCTATGATGATTTTATTGCCGGATCAAAAGCCATTCAGGAAGCGGTGAAAAAATCGGGAGTAAAACGTTTTATTACTATTGGAGGAGCAGGAAGTTTGTTTGTAGCTCCGGGACTGCAAGCGGTTGACACACCTGATTTCCCAAAAGAATACCATGCAGGAGCCACAGCAGCAAGAGATTATCTGAATATTTTAAAAGAAGAAAAAGAACTCGATTGGGCTTTCTTTAGTCCTGCTTTTGAAATGCACCAAGGAATCACCACCGGAAGAACCGGAAAATACCGTTTAGGTTTAGAAAATCCGGTTTTTAATGAAGAGCAGAGAAGTATCCTTTCAGTAGAAGATTTAGCAGTAGTTATCGCTGATGAAGCTGAAACTCCAAAACATCATCAGGTGAGGTTTACGGCGGCATATTAATCTTAAGAGGCAAAGGTGCAGAGTGGCAAAGGTTTTATTACTTTGCTTCTTTGTACCTCTGCCCCTTTGTACCTTTGTACCTCCACAAAAGAAAATCCTTTTTGAAACTGTTTTTGTTTTCTGTACTTTTACACTACCAAAAAGTATACTTTGTCAGGTTCAAAAAAACGATCAAGCAGTTTACACGAAAAAGCCGGAATTTCTCCTCCAGAAATCACCAATGTTTCTGCTATTCAGCAAATTAAAAAAAACAGAAGACAACAACCTTCTTCAACGGAGTTAATTGATGGCATACTATCCGGAAACATTACGGCTCTGAGTCGTGCTATCACACTGGTTGAAAGTACCAATCCGGAACATACCGCAAAAGCAAACGAGGTTATACAAGGTTGTCTGCCACATGCCAATCAATCGATCCGAATTGGAATCACGGGAGTTCCCGGTGTTGGAAAAAGTACTTTTATTGAAAGTTTTGGCAGTTACCTGACTCAATTGGGTAAAAAAGTTGCAGTTCTGGCAGTTGATCCCAGCAGTTCTATTTCACATGGTAGTATTTTAGGTGATAAAACCCGCATGGAAGAATTGGTAAAAGACGAAAATGCTTTTATCAGACCTAGCGCATCGGGAGATACTTTGGGTGGTGTAGCACGTAAAACACGAGAATCAATTATTTTATGCGAAGCCGCAGGTTTTGACACGATTGTTATAGAAACAGTTGGCGTAGGACAAAGTGAAACCGCTGTTCACAGTATGGTTGACTTTTTCTTACTACTGAAAATTTCAGGTGCGGGCGACGAGCTTCAGGGTATCAAACGCGGAATCATGGAAATGGCAGATGCTATAGTAATCAACAAAGCGGACGGCGATAACATCAAAAAAGCCAATCAGGCCAAACTGGAATTCAACAGAGCTCTGCATTTATTCCCTCCCAAAAAATCAAACTGGCAGCCAAAAGTTACTACCTGCAGTGCTATTACCAAAGAAGGCATCTCAGAAATCTGGAATACTATTTCAGATTATACGGAAACAACCTCTACAACTGGTTTCTTTCAGGAAAGACGAAAAGAACAAAACCAATTCTGGATGATGGAAACCATTGATGAACATTTGAAATCAAACTTTTACAATCATCCTGAGATTATTCAGCAATTGGTACAAATCAAAAAAGCGGTGCAAAACAATGAAATATCACCTTTTGCAGCCGCTCAGTTCTTATTAAATGAATATAAAAATTGCCTTTAACTTTTTAAAGCTATCTTTATTTTACATTAATTGAAATTGTATAAGTTTCTTCACTTTCTTGAATAGGGTATTTACCGGGAACTAAAATGCCTGAATTGAATTTTAAATCTTTAACTAATTCCGGAGCTATAATTTGACCTTCAGGTATTACATAAACTTCTCCATTTTGTAATAATACTTTTTTATGTTCCGGGGTTAAAGCACTTTTTTGAATTTCCATAACAAAATTTCCTTTTTCATTTCTAACACGTACTGGTGTTCCCTTAGCATCTGGCTTAAAAAGGTTAAGGTAGTGCCAATCAAAGGTATAAATATCAGGACAGAACCCGTTTGGCTGACTGCAGTCAACATTATGTGATCCCCAATTTCGTACAATAAATGAATCGTGGTAGTAGATTCTTTGAGTATTGGGTTGATTTTGCTGCTCAGTGTTGGATAACTGAACATTTTGATCTTCAATAGATTCTTTGCTGCAACTCATAAAAAAAGCGGCAGACACAAAAACTAACATTACTTTTAACACTTCAGATTTTTTTAATTTTTTTTGTGGTAATTTTTTCATAATAAATAAATTTAATTGTCCCTACTCTATCACAGGCTTTTCAGGTTACGCCTTTTGGTTTAGTACAGATCAATTAAATTTATTTTTTGTTACCCCATAGTTTGGCTTTTTTTTCAAAAAAAAATCAGAATTATCACATTTCTTTTATTCACTACCTGTCTAAACCGTCAGCAAATACATCATTTTTTAAACAAAAAAGCTGCTGGATATGAAATTACATACCCAGCAGCTTTTTTTTAAATGAACTAAAAATTATTTTTTTGTATTCCTAAGTTTATATTTATTTTCTTTATATAAATTTCCTGCTGTAATCACATGTGCCAAAGCATCTTTTGCCAGTTCTTCGTTTAATTTAACAGGAACTAAAGTGGTGTCGTTTTTGATTTCAAACTGTAACGGTTTCAAATTAGGCTGCATAATTACGACCTGATTTTCGACTCTAAAAGCATTGATATCATTAAACTGCATAATCGATCTTCCTTGCGTTTTTGGATCTAATTGGTTTAGATTTCTTCCTACCATCGGAGTTTCAAACGGTAATCCCAAATAGCTCAACAAAGTTGGCGGAATATCAATCTGGCTTGCCAATTTACTGTAAACAGTTCCTTTTTTAACTCCTGGTCCCATAATTAATGCCGGAATATGAAACTTATTAATTGGTACTAAATTTTTACCGTAGGTTCTGGTATTGTGATCCGCGATTACGATAAAAATGGTGTTCTTGAAATAAGGCTCTTTTTTAGCCATTTCGAAAAATTTACCAATCGAGAAATCGGCATATTTCATAGCATTGTTTACCGTAGCCGGTTTGGCATCGTAAGGTTTGATACGTCCCGCAGGATACTCGAAAGGCTCATGATTGGAAGTCGAAAACATCAAAGAAAAGAATGGCTTATCCCCTTTTGCTTTGAAATAATTATTGGCTTTGGTTACCAAATCTTCATCTGAATATCCCCAGGTTCCTTTAAAAGCATATTTGTTTCCGTCTGATTCAAAATCTTCCTGATCTACGATGTCCTGAAATCCATTTCCATTAAAAAAGGAAGCCATATTGTCGAAATTCGCCATTCCGCCGTAAATAAAACTGGTTTCATATCCTTTTTGTTTTAAAGCATCAGCCAGTGTAAAAAATCCTTGCTGGGAGTTTCCTAATTTCACAACACTTTCTGAAGGTGAAGGTAAAAATCCGGTTACTACAGCTTCAATTCCACGTACGCTTCGGGTTCCTGTGCAATACAAGTTGGTAAACAATAAACCTTCTTTTGATAACTTATCAAATTCAGGCGTTAAAGGCTTTCCTCCTAAAATTCCAACATACTCTGCTCCTAAACTCTCCTGCAGAAAAATAACTAAATTATAAGGTTTCTTCAAAAGTGTGTCCGGCTGCTGTACATGCAGAAACGGAATTTCGGCATCTGTAAAATCACGAGGTCCTGCGATCATGTATTTTTTAACACGGGCGATAGCCTCGGCTTCTTCCATTTTACCGTACATCTTGGTGTTTCCTTCATTTTTAATAGAATATGCCGCAAAAGCAACAGTATAAAAAGAATTCAATCCCAAAGTATTGGTCAACTGATCTGTTGAGAAAACAGCATTACTGGCATTGATCGGACGTTTTGAGGTAAGACTTGAACGTGCTCCAAAAAACAATAAAAAAGCCAATAATGGAAAAACCATTAGTTTAAATTTATAGTCAGCACTGCTCGTGTAGAAGTATTTTTTTCCTTTTTTGAAAGCAAAATACAAGACTACTCCTAAGATCAAAAAAGTCACGATGATTGAAGTCAGATAGCTTTTAAGCAGCATTCCGACTACCTCTTTTGGATAAATCAGATAGTCTAAGAAAATTTTATTGGGGCGGGTGTCGTATTGTTTTACGAAATCGGGCGTTGCCAACTCTACAAACAGAATCAGAAACAGCAATAAAAAACTATAAATTACAAGGAATTTATTGGTAAACTTCAATGCTTTATCAGGCAAAAAAGTAATTAAAACTGCCGGCAGGAAAGACATATAACAAAGTAAAATCAAATCCATTCGAAGTCCGATTGGAAAAATGTACCAGAAATTTGGTGTTTCCGTTACTCTGTCTTTAAAAATAAAAAACAAAAACAATCGGCTTAAAGTGGTAATCAACAATCCGACTGCAATGAAGTTGATGATAGGTTTTAAAAAACTTAATTTTTTCATTAGAAAG
It encodes the following:
- a CDS encoding Crp/Fnr family transcriptional regulator; protein product: MQSIRDNFERMVKLSDAEWNIFSSKLIREEFPKKNPILKAGTIENYLSFVEKGLVRYYIPGEDHDRTFTFVFDGEFTSGYDSFITRLPVTYTIETLAETVLWRISYEDLQDIYAETKIGNTIGRFASEGLFLKKTKRELSLLNESAEQRYLNLFTEQPQLIQRIPQKYLASYIGITPQALSRIRKRIY
- a CDS encoding Rrf2 family transcriptional regulator; this translates as MISGKFAITIHILTLLTKFPNDFLSSEFIAGSINLNPVLVRKEIANLKAHHVVESKEGKNGGTRLAVDPSKITLKEIFEMTFETINLGYAKNQPNPDCPVGKKINQNLSSLYAEMNQKVSLQLDGVSLEDFSNQF
- a CDS encoding NAD(P)-dependent oxidoreductase; this translates as MKIAIIGATGFVGTAILNELANRNHDLTAIARNPKNTSTATWKSADIFNEEALSEILKGNDIVINAYNPGWTNPNIYDDFIAGSKAIQEAVKKSGVKRFITIGGAGSLFVAPGLQAVDTPDFPKEYHAGATAARDYLNILKEEKELDWAFFSPAFEMHQGITTGRTGKYRLGLENPVFNEEQRSILSVEDLAVVIADEAETPKHHQVRFTAAY
- the meaB gene encoding methylmalonyl Co-A mutase-associated GTPase MeaB, translated to MSGSKKRSSSLHEKAGISPPEITNVSAIQQIKKNRRQQPSSTELIDGILSGNITALSRAITLVESTNPEHTAKANEVIQGCLPHANQSIRIGITGVPGVGKSTFIESFGSYLTQLGKKVAVLAVDPSSSISHGSILGDKTRMEELVKDENAFIRPSASGDTLGGVARKTRESIILCEAAGFDTIVIETVGVGQSETAVHSMVDFFLLLKISGAGDELQGIKRGIMEMADAIVINKADGDNIKKANQAKLEFNRALHLFPPKKSNWQPKVTTCSAITKEGISEIWNTISDYTETTSTTGFFQERRKEQNQFWMMETIDEHLKSNFYNHPEIIQQLVQIKKAVQNNEISPFAAAQFLLNEYKNCL
- a CDS encoding LTA synthase family protein; amino-acid sequence: MKKLSFLKPIINFIAVGLLITTLSRLFLFFIFKDRVTETPNFWYIFPIGLRMDLILLCYMSFLPAVLITFLPDKALKFTNKFLVIYSFLLLFLILFVELATPDFVKQYDTRPNKIFLDYLIYPKEVVGMLLKSYLTSIIVTFLILGVVLYFAFKKGKKYFYTSSADYKFKLMVFPLLAFLLFFGARSSLTSKRPINASNAVFSTDQLTNTLGLNSFYTVAFAAYSIKNEGNTKMYGKMEEAEAIARVKKYMIAGPRDFTDAEIPFLHVQQPDTLLKKPYNLVIFLQESLGAEYVGILGGKPLTPEFDKLSKEGLLFTNLYCTGTRSVRGIEAVVTGFLPSPSESVVKLGNSQQGFFTLADALKQKGYETSFIYGGMANFDNMASFFNGNGFQDIVDQEDFESDGNKYAFKGTWGYSDEDLVTKANNYFKAKGDKPFFSLMFSTSNHEPFEYPAGRIKPYDAKPATVNNAMKYADFSIGKFFEMAKKEPYFKNTIFIVIADHNTRTYGKNLVPINKFHIPALIMGPGVKKGTVYSKLASQIDIPPTLLSYLGLPFETPMVGRNLNQLDPKTQGRSIMQFNDINAFRVENQVVIMQPNLKPLQFEIKNDTTLVPVKLNEELAKDALAHVITAGNLYKENKYKLRNTKK